In Mytilus edulis chromosome 4, xbMytEdul2.2, whole genome shotgun sequence, the following proteins share a genomic window:
- the LOC139520872 gene encoding uncharacterized protein, which produces MKSTLPVTTMLLILTVMVSGHCCLHCSFRPGFGILGMHRCHHGGKWIAHGFSVVNRDLCEKCTCVRNGMQCCHEGVHITHHPHDCHVIQHGCNELAVNIWNHNRICHDGITALLF; this is translated from the exons ATGAAATCTACTTTACCAGTAACCACAATGCTGTTAATTCTAACTGTTATGGTGTCTGGGCATTGCTGTCTGCATTGTTCTTTTCGTCCAG GGTTCGGAATACTTGGAATGCATCGCTGTCATCATGGTGGAAAATGGATAGCACACGGATTTTCTGTAGTGAACCGGGACTTATGTGAGAAGTGTACATGTGTTAGAAATGGAATGCAGTGTTGTCA tGAAGGTGTACATATAACACATCATCCACATGACTGTCATGTGATACAACATGGCTGTAATGAGTTGGCAGTCAATATATGGAACCATAACAGAATATGCCATGATGGAATCACTGctcttttgttttaa